A stretch of DNA from Dioscorea cayenensis subsp. rotundata cultivar TDr96_F1 chromosome 4, TDr96_F1_v2_PseudoChromosome.rev07_lg8_w22 25.fasta, whole genome shotgun sequence:
CTATCCTCATCTAAAGTGGACTTTTTTTCATCATACCAAGTGAATTGCTGTTGCTCTCCATCACCATGATCTAGGTAATCCTCCATGTAATACATATGCTCTTCACTACCATCTTCAGTAGTCTGGTATTCAAATGCATTCTGACCTTCTGGTGAAGCATAAGGGAGACGACCCTTTTTCTTAAAGTGGGCTTCGAAGTAAGCCTTCTTTTGAGTAACCGAGCCCGGTGTTGAATATTTTTCAACCTCCTCAAGATATCTATTATGAGAGAATGAAGACCTTCTTTCCCATGATAATGATTCAGCTTCAAACCGGCCAAATGATATGGAACCACTGGGCAAACACTCACCCTGCCAATATTTCAAACATTAGAATTTCTACAGAACAGCCTCATGCATGTACGACACAAAGGAgcttaaatataattttcatatgATAAAACTCAATCATGCAAAACAGGCTGACTTCTGACAAAGATTTCAATACTCTGTGCAATAAGATtgcatcattaaaaaaaaaaaactgtgagGCTTTATGCTGAAAATATCACAGGTGGTGGTAAATGACAACATTTTGTCACCCAAAAAGCACAACTTCCAGACATATTGGGATGAGCAGAAGACCGACTTTGAACTCAAAAGTTTCTACTAAACTAACCTGATATATTCTTGTCAATTCCCCATACCAAGCAAAATTTCATTACTGACAGATCCAAATGGTGGATCATCAGCAATGCAAACACTATTTAAAAGGAATGCTTGCATCTTACCTGTAAGAAAGTTTCCTCAATTCCACAAATCCTTTCATGACAAAACACAAATTCTAATCTAAGTCATCGAGGATGCTTGCTGTACTACACGTGTAGATCAAGTAgctattttttcttctattattcATTCTTTTCTAACACATACtttcaaatgaaataaatcCACCACGCATTCTTGTTTAAAATGTAAGACACCATCCCACACATCTATCCGAGAGAAATTGAACCTGAACACCAACGCAGTCTTCAGTTTCCCGAGACATTTTACTCCAAAATCACCATCAAATGCATTGAAATCacctgaaaaggaaacatatctCATAGTTAATAGTCAAATCAGACATAATTCTCACATATCCAATATTGCTTCCCATATCTAAACTCAAGATCCAAATTTGACTCCAAGATCAAATATTACAACTGTACTTAAAATAgactaaaaatctaaaatttaaaattttacaataacAAAAAATCCTTAAACTTTGACTTCATACTAAGCCCCCATTTTATCAAATACATCACCAACATAAGCATGAAGATGCGCAGacacaaacacacaaaaagACAACCTTTTCaagccaaattttttttttaaaaaaaaaggctcaAAATTTACATTGCAATAGCCAATCTTTGCAAAATtgatatgaaagaaaaaaatcatccttTATCCCCAACCCAAGCCACATAAAACCACCAGAGCTCCATGAAAAAAAGGGgagcaaaaaaaaatagaaacagcGAACCAAATCCCTCACTAAACTTCCCACAAAGACAACAAATTCACCTCTAAAACGCATTCATCCACGAAATCACAACCATCCAAACCCCAAAATTCCCAGCAACAAACCAAACACCACCGACGCCTCCAAACCCTCACGAAACACACCGAAACAACGCTCTACAGCAAGCGCCACGCCCGATCTCTTCCACCAGACCACTCCCAACCAAAGATTCAGAGCTAGTAAAGCAATGGCGAAGCCACGAAGCTCTCTTTCTTCGAAGGAGGAGTGAAAccaagagagaaagagaagatgaTGCTCAAAACGAAGAGACTCGTTTCTCTCCACCGCGCTGTCTCCATTTTGTCTTATTTCCCACCGAATTAACGCCGTTACACCCACAACCGTTAAATGTCTTCTAATCCAACCGTTAATTGGCCTCGAGATTAGAGTTCGCTGTTAAAAATGGGGCCCTGCAATCACTTACACGTGTCGGCAAGGGACACGTGGCGCTATAGGTCAAGCCAATGATTTGACTCCCGGATTGCGTGTGTGGCTAAAGCTGTTCCACTTCTTACGGGATCACGTGATCGCTCACGTGTTTAGCAATGCaagttaaatgttttattttattatttttaagttactTGTGAGAAGTCCCACGTGGATTCCTcgccttgttttttttttataattgtttttacatGTAAGTACCtgaaaaaaagtttaatatatGTACTTTtacatttatgaaaaaaaatttctgaaaagcaaaagtttgttttaattactaattatatagtttttaaaaaaaaaacagaagatattaatattaatttatattttgttgaaaTATTTAACTAACTAATCACCAAAGAATATGATTGTTCGGAGAGTATAATAATTAGGTGATGTTGTAgggataaaaaagaataaatttttctcttaattaaaTGTGAAATTATTTAGTTCATTTGGATCcacataattttataatgattataaaatcattaaaaaaaattattaagactTTGAGTTTATTATCATAAACCCTAAATTAGAACCCTGACATGGAACATTAATGGTCACGTCAGAAAATTTGGGTGTAGGGTCATAATCTGATGAATTTGACAGGAAGAGTGCACTAATTGATTAGGACTTTGCACCCAATCTTTGTGAATTAGACCCTTAAATCAACTTTTAGTTAAAATCTTATCCATttgaatagatttttttttggctaaatttatgtaatttaatCAGCCAATAATTACATATTCAATTCCTCTGTCGGTTGCATTATTCATACATGTTAGTTTAACTATAActatctttgaaaaaaaattaaaaattataatgaagaGATTTTGAATTTATACACCTTAATAAGCCTATAATTATTCGACAATTTCCTCTGTCGGTTGTATTGTTCAAACATGTTAGTTTAACTAGAACtatctttcaaaaaataaaaaaactatactGAAGAATTGGAGAattatattattagtattatctGTAAATTTCTACATTTTGtaggggtatatatgtaaatttattgGACAAGAAAAAGACAAAGTAGTCAAGTTTGACATAAGTTAGTGATTGTTGGCTAGTTGAGCATGTGAGCTCATGTGACCAAGATTAGTTTGGACTAATGGGATCAAAAACATGCTAGACATGCAAATAAAGAACACCTAATGAAGGTAAACATACATTGTTAAACACTAATAAACAAAGTTCTCTAGTTGGATCTAGTTTCTAAACTTGCAGATATTAGCATGCAAACAGATCATATGACGTTATTAATGTAATTAAATCTTCAATATGACCAAAATGCATATTGTTTGACAAAAATGTATTGACAAACAGGAACAAATTGCAGAGGTGAAATTTTGATTAACAAGATGATATTCAACCAAATTGTCTGTTTTTAATGCTTCACCTGAAGGTGGCATACATAACATGCAATTGCAAGGTTTGAAGGGGAAAACTAGTACAAATATCAAGAGTTAATTAGAAAGAATACGAGAAACTAATCAGTACGAATAACAAGTAACAGTTGTGTTTAGAACGGTAGATACACCGCGGAAAAGTCTTATTAACAAGGCACAATTCAAGCTAAATTGTGTACTAATAGTAATTTCAAGGTTTTAAGGAGCTAATTAGTACAAATAATAACAAGTAATTAAAAAGAATACACAGAAACTAAAAAGGAGTAATAGTCAGAGTTCAGAAGAAGAGATAAATCACCCAAAAGTCTTATCAACATGGCACAATTCAAGCAAAAATTGTTTACAGCTGATGGATCAACTGAGAAGGTGGATTTAATAAGCAATTTCAAGGTTTTAAGGCAGTAATTAGTAGAAATACAAACAATTAATCAGAAAGTATACAAGAAGCTAATTAGTACAGATACTGATAATGCGATTTGTCATGTGCGATAATATAAAGTTTTAGAACATGATATACATCACCGGGAAGTCTGGTCAAAAGCTGAGTTAATAAGAAGCAAAATCAATACAAACAGCAACAATTAttcagaaataataaaaaaagaagtacCTTGAATCTTGGAGCTTATCTTTCAATCCTTCCATATTTGAGAAAAAGCTTGAAGCTTTTTGTCCAATCAATGGCTTTCAGACCTGAAGAATTCAGcaaacttaaataatttaacaattttgtTGATTATGATTTCCAAATGTTTACCAAGGTATCCACTGTTGGATATGAAAACAAAGTATCAAGTTTATTGTACAAGAAGTTCCATCAGGGGAGCACACAACATACATACTTATTCATATCAATGCTTTCATTACCAGTCACCTGATACCAACATGGCCTGGACTGGCATCTATGTTATTCTTTCCTATTCTCTACAGAAAATTTAATCCACAGCGGAGTTATTGACAGAAGGTGAAAAAGGATCCACTATTTTGAAGGAACCCGAGCCGGGCGATTAGCAAGAGGCAGCTCAGCTGGAGTGCAGACTATGGCCCTCTGTTGCATGTGCCTCAGGCTCTGCTCCATGCTGACTTGCACCATCTCAGCAAGCATCTTCTTTGCTTTCTCCGCACGGTCATCATTGTCAATTTTGGACACAATGTTGCAGACAATGTTCTCAAGAGTATCTGCTTGTAGCTCTGGTCTGGGATACGGAGAGTTCCTCAGTAATTGTAGGAGTGTTCGAGCCTTTGATTGAGCCTTGGGGCTTCCATGGACTGTCAGCTCCAGAAGGCCTGGTATCACCCCTTCTTTGAGAATCACTTCTCGGTATTTGCTTCGATCACTCTCACACATTGTTAGAAGAGCTCCCAATGCATGCGCCTTACTTTGAGGTGATCCCTCCTCAAGAACTTCGACAACTGCTAGAACTCCGCCTTCCTCTGCTGTCAGCGCATTCCTTGCCTCCTCAAAGTTTAATAATGATTCTAAAAGAGCAGTGCAATACTCAGCAGATCTGGATGATTTCTTGCAGCTCTTAAGCAAGTTAACTAAAGCCGGAATGGGCTGGCTAGCGAGAATTGTATTGACATTCTCCAGAAGCGTGGAGAGATTATAAAGGGCTCTAACTGCATCAATCCTTGCTTGAGGATTTCCATCTTTAAGGATTTTGGCGAGGATGGGGATCGCACCAACAGCACTGATAGTTGGTTTGTTGGCAGAAGAAGCTGTCAGGGTGAGAAGAGCAGCAGTGGCATACTCCTGCAAAGTCATATCTGCTGATTGTAAAAACTCAACAAGTGGCTCAAGAGCACCTGCGTCCACTATTTTGATCTTGTTCCTGCAAAAGTATCACACAGACTAAGAGAAGAactacacacacaaacacacaagattTATACTAGAAGCTTACTATTCAAAATTTGCTCATATTGCAAAAAATTCTGATGAATGATGAAGCCTTGACAAATACAATAGGTTGCTGCTAATTATACCCTCGTTGGCACTCATTTATAGTGAAAAATACCTTTCCATGATGTTAGATGGTTTTCAGATATCAACCATCATTTGTGGCTCCACCATAACTTAAAAGCGGTcttattgaaaatttgaaatgcaAACAAATCTTCAACGATGTTAACAACTTTTCTGTTATGCGGAATTAAAGTTCTGCTGCAACTAGGCAAATTCTCATGACAAGAACAAAGCCCCGGCAAGCAAAAAAAGCCAAAAGGTAACATTTGGTAACAATAAATCTTATTATGACTAAACTTGGATATCTACAGACAGAAGTAAATGTGATCACTGTATTATTTTTCTCCTAAGGCAATTCATGCAGTTCCTCCCAATCAACTGTAAGATCTAAGccaataatatatttggttaAAACAATGTCTTTTTGAGAATGTTATTCgtgaaataacaaaaaggaAACACCTGATATAATCAACAGAAGATAAATCATGTGATGTGGATAATGAGGATTCAACC
This window harbors:
- the LOC120259178 gene encoding U-box domain-containing protein 4-like, which gives rise to MALLVMGCSGEGSATKTMAMEGIMEGIFSEDVDRRIGAAKEIRRLTKTSTKHRQQLSGSIEPLVSMLRCGDPEATEAAILALLNLAVKDERNKIKIVDAGALEPLVEFLQSADMTLQEYATAALLTLTASSANKPTISAVGAIPILAKILKDGNPQARIDAVRALYNLSTLLENVNTILASQPIPALVNLLKSCKKSSRSAEYCTALLESLLNFEEARNALTAEEGGVLAVVEVLEEGSPQSKAHALGALLTMCESDRSKYREVILKEGVIPGLLELTVHGSPKAQSKARTLLQLLRNSPYPRPELQADTLENIVCNIVSKIDNDDRAEKAKKMLAEMVQVSMEQSLRHMQQRAIVCTPAELPLANRPARVPSK